The nucleotide sequence CGGTGTACGGGTCGTACCAGGCCGCCTGCTGGTAGACCGGCACGTCGATCTCGTGCAGTTTCTCCTCGGTGTTGATCGCGCGCCAGTAGTCGTCGTACAACGAGTGCTTGAACCAGTCGCGGTAGAACGGGATCTCGCGGCCGATCAACTCGACGTCGATCGTCGCGAGCGGCAGGTGCCGGTACATCTTCTGGTTGCCGAAGATGTGCGTCGCGCCGATCTGCGTGTAGGCGACGGCAGTCGAGAACGTGAGCGCGGCCGTCGCGGTCAGCGCCCACTGCACCGCGCCGCCGATGCGGTGGCAGCCGCTGTAGTAGTCGCCCATGATGACCTGCGGCGCGAGGGCCGTCAGGTGTGGCGAGCGCAGCGGCGCGAGCTGCCACTGCACGATGCCGCCGTACGAGCGGCCGCTCATGCCGATCTTGCCGTCGCACCACGGCTGCTCCGCGATCCAGGCGAGCGCGTCGTGGCCGTCGCGTCCGTCGTCGTGGTAGGCGTAGAAGGTGCCCTCCGACTTGAAGCGTCCGCGGTCGTCCTGGATCACGACCGCGTAGCCGCGCCGCGCCCACCAGCACGCCCAGTCGACGTGCGGGCCGTGCAGCGACTCGTATGGCGTGCGCAGGAAGACGACCGGCCACTTGCCGCCGCCTTTCGGCAGGAACACGTCGGTGGAGAGCTTGACGCCGTCGCGCATCGGCGTCTTGAGGTCGTACAGGAAGCGGATTTCGTGGACAGGTTGGGAATGAGCTTGGGACCTAGTCATACAACTCCAGGGTCAACCCTGACACAAAGTAGTCCAAAGGTATTGTGCTTGGCTGAATGTCGCGGATGAACTCAATTCCCACAAGTCGATCATTTTGTCGTTCAGTGGGGATATTTATGGTAAGCATATCAATTACCGCTACTTGACCGTTGCTTGTTGTTCCTCTCCAAGCTTCACACGAATCAGGATCCGTTACGGTATCTGTTAATGGTTCGGGCCATGGTTCATTTGGTGCAATTCGAACGAAATTGCCAATCGCCCACTCCCTAACATTGACTCCAAGCACAATTGCTGTTGGATCTGGATTCGGTCCCGGTTGCATAACGAGCATGATGTGTCCAATCTTTTTTGCGCCATAACTTTTCCTTCCATCTCCAGCGTTAATCAGCAAGTGCATGGCCTTAAGGTTTGCGAAGGCCTTCTGGTGGAATATGAGAACCCTTTTGTTGTTCACGGATGGATCGCCCAAACTGAGCCTGGCATTTTCCATTTTGAAGGGAACACCTTGTACAAAGAAATCCCCAAATGGTGGTTTTGCATAGATGCTCAGATCGTGATTTGCCAACTGTGTCTTAATGAGAGGTATAGGCACAAAGTTTCTCTTCGGTATCGCAACCCGCTGGATCGGCTGTAGGATAGCCACGGCAACCCGATTAAAAACCTTCTCTTGTTCGGCTCTCGATAGGCTAGTCAATGGTTTGTCGGGTGAATTGACTGCCTGAAACTGCGATAAAGTCTTCGTTCGCCCGAACAAGCAATGCCCTACCACAACAATTAATACACGCATTCCATCAGTTTCTGCCGCCTTCAATATCCCCGGCAATTCATCGCTAGCAATGAACTCGGATGCCAAGAAATCTGCACTCACCAATAAAATGGCTATGGTAGCGGAATTGATGGCGGCCCGTATTTCTTCGCGCCATTTGTCGCCAGCGGATATCTTCGTATCTACCCATACGTCTATTATGCCTTCGCGTACTATTGGTTTAAGATGCACTTGAAGCCGATCAAGGAAATTCTTGTCTTTATGGCTATAGCTGACAAAAACCTTGGTTCGTACGGCACTCACAGCATCCTCCGATTGGATTCTGACTCAAACTTGCCAATGTCATTTAGGTCGGCGTATGCCTATGGCCGTGCCCGTCGCTGATGCCAAGATAGCGTTCAAGGATGTTTGGAATGGCACACCCTTCTGACACCGATCTCGACCGCGTGATTGAGCGCGCGCGGGCCGATCTGGACCTCGCGCAACTGGCCGTGCTTCGGCAGTTCACGCCTGAGCGCCGCCTGCAGTTGATGTTTGAACTATGCGAGTTCGTGCATCATGCGATCATCGCGTACGAGCGCCAGCGCGCGCCGGACATCAGCGACGAAGAGTTGTGCGCGCGCTACCGTAGGCACATCCACGCGACCTATGCAACCACAAAGCCTGCCTGAATTCGCTGCGTCCATTATCCGCACGCTCGAGGCGCTGGATATCGTCTATGCGGTCAGCGGTTCGTTTGCCAGCAGCTTGTATGGTGAAGCGCGCATGACGCAAGATATCGACATCGCCATGCGCATGCCGCTTGAGCAATCGGGACGGCTGGTCGACGCGATCCGCGCGCTCGGCTACTACATCTCCCACGAAGGCATTGTCGATGCCCTGGTTCATGGTCAGCCGTTCAACATCATCGACGGCATCAGCAGCTACAAGGCCGACCTGTATCTGACGACGGGCGCTCCGCTTGACGAATCGGCCCTCGCGCGCCGTCGACGCATTCAATATGACGCCCGCACGGGCGCTTCGGCTATGATGCTTTCCGCCGAAGATGTGATTCTATACAAGCTGCGCTTCTTGCGCATGGGCGAGTCCGAGAAACACGTGCGCGATATCTCGGGTATCGTTAGCACGGTTGGCGACGAACTCGACCAATCGTATATTGATCGCTGGGCGCAAACGCTCGGCGTTGCCGATCTTTGGGGCAAGATCCGAGCATCCTGAACCGCGCCCCGGTGTACCGCCCTCTCCCTTTACGCCGCCGTTTCCAGGAACGCCTTCAGCCACTGCACCATCTGCTCCACGTCGCCAAGGTGGATCATCTCGAACGGGCTGTGCGTGTAGCGCGTCGGCACGGCGATCAGCGCGGCCGGCACGCCGTTGCGGATGAACGCGCCGCTGTCGCTGCCGAAGCGCGCAAAGATCGCCTGCTGGATCGGGATATTCGCCTTCTGCGCCGCGCGGCCCAACGCCAGCGTCAGCGCGCGGTTGTACGAGATGCTGTCTTTGTGCACCAGCATTGGCCCGCCGCCGAGCTTCGCGTCGGCGTGGCGCGGGTCCACGCCCGGCACGTCGCCCACCAGTCCCACATCGAGCGCGATCGCCAGATCGGGCCTGACGTCGTCGGTCACCGAGTACGCGCCGACCAGACCGATCTCTTCCTGGATCGTCGAGCCGTAGTGCAGTTCGTACGCCAGCTTGCTGCGGTCGAGCACGTCGAGCAGGCGGTCCATGATTGCCAGCAGCATGCGGTCGTCCATCGCCTTGCCGTAGGCGATGTCGCCGATGCGGCGCGTCGGCGGGTTCCAGATGACGCGGTCGCCGACTTGCACGCCGCGCGCCAGCACCTCGGCCCGGCTGCGCGCGCCGATATCGACCCAGACGTCGTTCCAGTCGAGCTGCGTCTTGGCGCGCTGCTCCTCGCTCAGGATGTGCCCAGTCAGCGTGGCGAAGATGCCCTCGACATAGCCGGTGGCGGTCAGCACCAGCGCCGGGAACCCGAGCGGCAGCAGCATGCTGCGCATCGCCGGCTTCTGCAATGTATCGAGCTGGCCAGTCGAAATCCAGACGAAGCCGTTGTCGTCGATATGCCGGACGATGTAGCCGAGCTCGTCGGCGTGTGCCGCCAGCAGCAGTCGCGGTCCGCGCCCGCCGACTTTGGCGATCAGGTTGCCGACCTTCGTCAGCGACAGCGATTCGACGCGCTCGTGCCAGTTCTCGCTCAGGTAGTCCTGCACCGACTTCTCGTCGCCGCCCGGGCCGGGCAGCTCACATAACGTTTTGATCAGATTGAACATTGGTTGATTTCCATATCATAATCATGGTAGGGGCGAAGCATTTGCGTGCGCGGCCAAGCGTAAACCAAATACAGCCGTGCAAATGCTTCGCCCCTACGGGTTAATGCCGTACACCGTTCGCGCGCGCTCGGCGCTGACCTTGCCATCGCGCACATCGCGCCGCACGCGCTCCGGCTCGCGCTCGCGCGGGTCGCCGTACCCGCCGCCGCCGCAGGTGCGGTAGCTGACCACGTCGCCGGGCTCCAGTTCGACGGTCGTCTTGGATGAGAGCACGCGCATCGCGCCGTCGGGGTTCAGCACGTATTCGGCCTTGAGCCCGGCGTGGCCGCCGAACAGCCCGTGCGGCCCCTCGCGGTCGCGGTCGGCGAGTACCGTGAACGTGAGCGCATGGTCGAAGCGGTAGTCGCGCCGCACGCCGAGCCCGCCGCGGAAGCGGCCCGGCCCGTCGGAGTCGTTCACCAGTTCGTAGCGCGTGATCTGCACCGGGTAGTTGCGTTCCGTCTCCTCGATCGGCGCGTTCTCCGTGTTCTGTCCGTGCGTCTGCACCGCATCGGGACCGTCGCTGGCGTGCCGTCCGCCGTAGCCGCCGGAGACCGTTTCAAGGAAGCAGTAGTAGTCGCCATCGCGCGGGTTGATGCCGCCGAAGCCGGCGTGGCAGATCATCGCTTTGGTGCCGGCCGGCATCTGCTCCGGCAGGGCAGGCGCCAGCGCGTGGAAAATGACGTCGGTCAGGCGCGCGTTCGTCTCCCAGCCGGCGACGACCGGAGCGGGCGACTGGCAGTTGACGACCGTGCCCGCCGGCGCGATCAGCCGCACGCATGCGTAAAACCCCGCGTTAGTCGGCAAGTCGGGGTCGAGCAGGCACTTGAGCGCGTACGCGCAGGCGGAGAACGTCTGCGCGTAGGTTGCGTTCACCGGTGCGCGCCGTTGCGGGTCGCAGCCAGTCAGGTCGAACAGCACGCCCTGCTCGTCGATGACAACCTGCGCGGCCAGCTTGACGCGCTGGTCGCTGTACGCGTCGTTGTCCAGCCAGCCTTCGGCGCGGAACGTGCCGCGCGGTAGTTTGGCCAGTTCGGCGCGCGCGCGGCGCTCGGTGTAGACGATCAACTCGTCGATGTACGTTTGCAGGACGGCGGGGCCGACCTGCGCGGCCAGCGCGGCGAGGCGGCGCGCGCCGGTGTTGTTGGCCGCCAGTTGGGCGCGGAAGTCGCCGGCCGTCTCGTGCTTGGAGCGGATCTGCGACAGGATCAGCCGGAAGATGTCGTCGATTATGCGGCCGCTGCTGACCAGCTTGACCGGCGGGATGATGACGCCTTCCTGGAACACTTCGCGGAACGCGCCGATGCTGGCCGGCGCGCCGCCGCCCACATCGACGTGATGCGCCAGCGAGGCGACGTAGCCGATCCGGTCTGCGTCGCCCGACGCGTAGACCGGCGCGATCAACGTGATGTCGTTGAGGTGCACGCCGCCGCGGTACGGGTCGTTGGTCAGGATCGCGTCGCCGGGACCGAGGTTGTCCGCGCCAAACTCGCGCACGGCGCGCGGCACCAGCTCGACGAACGAGCCGAGGTGGTTCGGCTGCGCGAACGATTGCGCCACGACGCGCAATTGCCGGTCGAAGAACGCGCAGGAGAAGTCGGCGCGCGTCTTGATGTTGGTCGAGTAGGCGCTGCGCCGCAGCGAGACGGCCATCTCCTCGGTCGCCTCCAGCAGCGCGTTGCGAATCACTTCAAACTTGATGGGGTCCATGGAGGCGCGGCGTCAGGCCGCAACCGGCGCGCCCTCGCGCACGGCGATCTGCTCGCGCAGGAAGTCGATCGACTGCTGGTCGATGGTGAACACGACGGTGATGACTGGCGCCTTCGGCTTGAGCGCATCGAGCCGCGCCATGCACGAGCGCGTCACCACAATCGCTTCGGCGCGCTCGTGCATGGCGCGCAGGCGCGCGGAATCTTCGATCAACGCGGGTGTGATGGTCGCCGACGGATGGTAGGTGCGGATGATGTGCTTCAGATTATCCACCGTGCCCGCGCGGTCGCAGACCAGCCCGATCTGCTGGGCGTGCAGGCGCGCGATCTTCAGCAGCGCGTCATGCGTCGGCATGGCGTGGACGCCGATCACTTTGCCCTTGCTCTCCGCGCCGAGCGCCTGCGTCACTTCGCTCAAATGGTAGAAGGTGGTCACGAGCAGGTCGTAACGCGCGGCGTACTCCGGCGCACGGCGCAGGAAGTCGGCCAGCATCATGCCCTGCAGCGGCCGGCCGACGGCATCGCTCAGCGTGCCGCCCATCTCCGCGATGTCGGCGGCGTTGCATTCGATGAAGGCGAGCTTCAGGCCGGGCGCGCCGTACACGTGGTCGATGCGGCGCGCGATCTCGCCGAGCACGATGTCGCGGCTGACGGCGCGCTGCTTGGCGTCGTCGAGCAACTGGTCGAGTCGCGCCAGCCAGCGACTATCGGCCACACCGAGCGCCGGCTCGCTCTCGCGCACGAAAGCGCCGCGTCCGCGCACCAGTTCCAGGTAACCCTTGCGCTCCAGTGCCTGGTATGCGCGCACGACGGTATTCTTGTTCACATGCATGCGCCCGGCCATGTCGCGCACGGTCGGCAGCTGCTTGCCCTCGCCGTACGTGCCCTGCCGGATGCGCTCCTCCAGCCACTGCTCGATTTCCACCGACGTGCGGGCGTGGGACGGAATTCGGTTTGTATTCATGTCTGAGGTACAATTTGCCGGAACGATCTATAGTCCTAGGGACTAAGGTCGATTTGTCGCCCGAATAATAACAAAAAAACGGTGCGCGTGTCAATTGTGTGACATACAATTCTTGACAAGAGCGGGGCAAATCTGGTATAAAATCGCCACCATACCAGCGGTGCGGTGCCTGACGCCGGCTCGCCCATTTCACTATCCGGGGTACAACCGATGAAGATCACCGAAGTCGAAGTCATCCCGTTGCGCATTCCGCAGCACAATATCCATATCGCCGACGGCATTCAGGATGATGTGATTGTCCGCGTGCACACCGACGAGGGTATCATCGGCGTCGGCGAAGCCGACTCGATGCCGCTGGCGGTCAAGGCGATCGTCGAAGCCTGGTCGTCCTGGCCGCGCTCGCAGGGCCTGCGCAATGTGTTGGTCGGCGAGGACCCGCTGAACGTCGAGATGCTCTGGCAGAAAATGCAGACGGCGACGTTGTGGCTGGGGCGCAACGGCGTCGCGCAGTCGGCGATTGCCGCGGTGGATATCGCGCTGTGGGACATCGCCGGGCAGGCGCTCGGCAAACCGGTGCACCAACTGCTCGGCGCGGCGTACCGCGACCGTGTGCGCGTCTACGCCAGCACGCTCTTCACCGAAGATCCCGGCGAAATGACCGCCGTTGGGCAGAAGTACGTCGCGCAGGGCTTCAGCGCCGTCAAGTTCGGCTGGGGGCCGATGGGACGCAGTCTGGCCGGTGATGTCAAGCTCGTCGAGACGGCGCGCCGCGCGGTCGGCGATGCGACCGATCTGCTGATTGACGCCGGGTGCCCGTTCAAGGCGCGCGATGCGATCCAGCGCGTGCGCGCGTTCACGCCGTACAAGCCGTTCTGGTTCGAGGAAGCGCTGGAAGGCGACGATCTGGACGGCTACCGCCGGTTGTCGCGCGCCGCCAACGGCGACATGCGCATCGCGACCGGCGAGCAGGATTGCGCCTATAATGCGTTTGAGGCGCTGATCACGCAGGGCGAGGTCGATGTGATCCAGCCCGATGTGTCACGCGCGGGCGGTTTCACCGAGTGCCGCCGCGTCATGCTCATGGCGCAGCGCCACGCCCGCCTGTGCGTCTTCCATGCCTGGAAGTCCGGCATCCTCGTCGCCGCAACGCTGCAGATGGCGGCGATCACGCCCGACATCCCGTTCTGCGAATACACCGTCAGCGAGTCGCCGCTGCGCCGCGAACTGGTGGACGTCGCGACGACGCTGAAGGGCGGCGTCGCCACGATCCCGCAGAAACCCGGCCTCGGCGTGACGCTGAACATGGACGTGGTCAACCACTATCGCACCGACAAATAGACGGCTGCTGGTCGCCGGCGCCCGCTTCCGGGCATGGCTTAGATCTGGACGAACGGGTCGCTGCACCGCGCCCGCACCGGCGCACCGATGCGCCGGAATTTCGGCACAGCAATCATTTCCTCAATACGCCGGTGCAGGTGGATGCCGGAACCGACCGACTCCGCCGCACACGGCGGCCATCGGGGACACCGTCCCCAGTCAGCCACATCATCCTGAGGAGGATTGAGCATGGACGAACATCAGGCAGGACAAACACCCAAGATGACCCGCCGCACGTTCCTGGGTGGCGCACTCACGCTCGGCGGCGCGGCAGTGACCAGCGTGGTTCTCGCGGCCTGTGGCGCGCCACCGACCGCAGCGCCCGCAGCCAACACCCCGGCGGCCGCCGGCACTAAGGCCCCGGTCGCCGCGACAACGGCCCCCGCGGCGGCCAAGCCGAAGTCGGGCGGCAAGGTCACCTGGGCGCTCGACCAGGACCCGGTCAACCTGATTCCCTTTGGCGCGATCAGCACCTCAAACCACTGGGGCAAGGAAATGATGTATGATTCGCTCGTCGAGTGGGACAAGGACCTCAAAGTCCAGCCCGCACTCGCCGAGAAATGGGAGACGCCGGACGAAAAGACCTGGATCTGGACGCTGCGCAAGGGCGTCAAGTTCCACAGCGGCGATGAAGTGACCGCCGAGGACGTGAAGTATTCGATCGACCTGCAGGCCAACCCGCCGGCGCCGGGCATCAAGATCGCGCAGTATCCGAGCATCGTCAGCACCGAGATCGTGGACAAGTATACGATCAAGTTCAACATGAAAGGCCCCGATCCGACGGTGCTGGGCTACCTGGCGTGGTCGCGCTACAGCCCGATCATCCCGAAGGGTGCATACGACAAAGGCAACCTCGTCACGACCGGCATCGGCACCGGCCCGTTCAAACTGGTCGAGTACGTGGCCAGCGACCGCGTCGTCTACACCCGCAACAAGGAGTTCTGGAAGCCGGGGCTGCCCTACCTCGACGATCTGGTCTACAAGGTCCTGCCGGACGAGAACTCGCGCGTGGCCGCGCTGCGCGCCGGGCAGATTGACGGCACCACCGTGCTGGCCGACACCGCCCGCACGCTGAAGAACGATCCGAACCTCGTGATTCTGAAGGGCGTGTTCTCCGCGCCGCGCCAGTTGCAGTTCACGATCAAGGGCGACGGCAAACCGTGGAACAAGAAGCCGGTGCGCCAGGCGATGAGCAAGGCGATCGACCGCCAGGAGATCATGGAAAAGGTGTTCGCCGGCGAGGCCGTGCTGACCGGCCCGGTCACCACCGGCTATGGCGATTGGTTCATCGACCCGAAGGAACTGGCGGCCTCGTTCTACAAGTACGACGTGGACGGCGCGAAGAAGTTGATGGCCGACGCCGGCCTGGCGGGCGGCTTCCCGATCACGCTGTATGCAATCAGCAACAACCCCTCAACGCAGGTCGCCGAGGTGGTCAAAGAGCAACTCAAGAAGATCAACATCGACGTGACGGTGGTGGCCGAGGAGATCGGCCCGTTCGCCAAGCGCAACGGCGACGGTACCTTCGACTTCTGCTGCACGGCGCGCGGCATGCGCCACGACGTGTCGGGTTTCATCAACGAGTACGGCCGCCCGACCACCGGCGCGGCCGCCACCTGGTTCAACAAGGGCGACGGCTGGAAGAACGACGAGGCGATCAAGCTGTACGACCAACTGGTGACGGAACTGGATAGCGCCAAGCGGCACCAGCAGGCGCGCCGCATCCAGGAGATCGCGCTGGACGAGTTCCCGCACATCACGCTGTGCCAGGAATACAAGTTCATCGCGGTCCGCAAGCAGGTGCAGGATATGTACGTCGCGTTCACCGATTTCTTCACCGGCCTGCGCACGGCCTGGCTGGCGTAACATATAGCGTTTCGGCCGGCCGGAGTGTCACTGCGATGCTCCGGCCGGCCCCGTGTATTAATCGTGCTTATGGGCAAATACATTCTCGGCCGGCTGGTGCTGCTCGTGCCGACCATTATCGGCATGTCGCTGCTGATCTTCCTGATGGTGCGGCTGATGCCGGCCGATATCGTGGACGCAATGGTCGGCGCCGATCCTACCTACGGGCCGGAAGAAAAGGCCGTGCTGCGTCACCAGTTCGGGCTCGATGAGCCGATTCCGGTGCAGTACGTGCGCTGGCTGACCGATATCGCGCGTGGGGACCTGGGCCGCTCGTTCCGCACCCGCGATCCGATCGTCAACAAGCTGGTCCAGAGCCTGCCGATCACGCTGGAACTGGCCTTCCTGTCCATTACCATGTCGGTGATCGTCGCCATACCGCTGGGGGTGCTGTCGGCGGTGCGGCGCGACGGTCCGATCGACCTGCTGGCGCGCGGCGGCGGCCTGATCGGGCTGGCGTTCCCGAACTTCTGGTTGGCGACGATGTTCCTGCTGATCACGTCCGTCTGGTTCCATTGGGTGCCGTCGATCATCTGGATCCCGCCGACGCAGGACCTGTTTGGCAATCTCCAGCAGATGTTCCTGCCGGCGCTGGCGCTCTCGGTGCAGTTGATGGCGGTCGAGATGCGCATGGCGCGGGCGTCGATGCTGGAAGTCTTGCGGCAGGATTATATCCGCACGGCGCGCGCCAAAGGCCTGAACGAGCCGCGCGTCGTCTTCAGGCACGCGCTGCGCAACGCATTTATCCCGGTCATCACCGTAATTGGCATCCAGATGGGCTCGCTGATGGGCGGCTCGGTCATCATCGAGCAGATCTTCGGCCTGCCCGGCGTGGGCTGGTTCCTGCTGCAGGGCATCTTCGGCCGCGATTATCCGGTCGTGCAGGTCACCGCCCTGTTTCTGGCGACGGTCTTCGTCGTCGTGAACCTGCTGGTGGATATCGCGTACGCCTATCTTGATCCGCGCATCCAATACAGTTGACGGCCGCAAACCTATGAGCGAAGCTCCGTTGACCCTCTCGCCGGCCCCCGTCTTTGTCGAACGACCCCGAATTCCCTGGTGGGTGCAGCTTGGCCGCCTGCCGCGCCGCCATCCGATCGGCGCGATCGGCGCCGCGGTCATTACACTGGTCATCCTGGTGGCGCTGTTCGCGCAGGTCATCGCGCCGTACAGCCCCACGTCGCAGGGCGGCAAGCGGTTGATGTCGCCGTATCCGGAGACGCAGTATCTGCTCGGCACGGACGTGCTGGGCCGCGATGTCTTCTCGCGCATCATCTACGGCTCGCGCATCTCGCTGTGGGTCGGCATCGTCGCGGTCGGGCTGGCGTTGGCGCTGGGCGGCGTCACCGGCGTGTTGACCGGCTACATCGGCGGTCGCTTCGACAATCTGGTGATGCGCCTGGTGGATGTGATGTTTGCGTTTCCGAGCCTCGTGCTGGCGATCGTGATCGCCGGCCTGCTCGGCCCGAGCACGACCAATGCCATGCTGGCGATCGGCATCATCTATGCGCCGGCGTTCGCGCGCGTCACGCGCAGCTCGGTGCTGGCAGTGCGCAACGAGTTGTATCTGGAGGCGGCGCGGGTGGTCGGCGGGCGCGATCTGCACATCATCTGGAACTACATCCTGCCCAACATCATGGCGCCCGTCATCGTGCTGACGACGCTGCAGATGTCGACGGCGATCCTGACCGAGGCCTCGCTCTCGTTCCTCGGACTGGGCACGCAGCCGCCCGAGCCGTCGTGGGGCGTGATGCTGAACGAAAGCCGCAAATACATGGAGATCGCACCCTGGCTGGCGGTCTATCCCGGGCTGGCCATCGTCTTCGCCGTGCTCGGCTTCAACTTCCTGGGCGACGGCCTGCGCGACGCGCTCGACCCGCGCTTGAAGGAATAGGGGTCAGGGAGCGGGGCAAACTGGCTAACCGCAAAGCACGCAAAGGAAAAACACTTACCGCAGAGGACGCAGAGAGCGCAGAGAAAATCACGCTAACCGCAAAGCACGCAAAGAGCGCCAAGAAAACTACCGGCTAACCGCAAAGCACGCAAAGAGCGCAAAGGAAAGGCACTTACCGCAAAGCACGCAAAGAGCGCCAAGAAAACTACCGGCTAACCGCAAAGCACGCAAAGAGCGCAAAGGAAAAACACTTACCGCAGAGGACGCAGAGAGCGCAGAGAAAATCACGCTAACCGCAAAGCACGCAAAGAGCGCCAAGAAAACTACCGGCTAACCGCAAAGCACGCAAAGAGCCGCAGAGAAAATCACGCTAACCGCAAAGCACGCAAAGAGCGCCAAGAAAACTACCGGCTAACCGCAAAGCACGCAAAAAGCGCAAAGTAAAACCTGAGAATACAACTGATGGACGAAAATTCGCTATCGAACCAAATTATTGGCGCGGCCATAGAAGTCCATCGGCATCTGGGACCCGGGCTTCTCGAATCCGCGTACGAAGAATGCCTTGCGCATGAATTTGCGTTGCGCAACATCAGCTTCGAACGACAGAAGCCAGTCCCTGTGCAGTACAAAGATGTTCGGCTAGATTGCGGCTTTCGCCTTGACTTCCTCGTGAGCGGTCTAGTTGTCGTCGAACTGAAAGCGATTGACACGCTGGCGCCTATTCACGACGCCCAGGTCCTGACGTACCTGAAACTGACGGGCTGCAAACTGGGCTTGCTGCTCAACTTCAACGTGCGCGTCATACGCACCGGCATTCGCCGGCTGGCACTCAACCTTTAACCTCCCGGCCTGCTCTTATGGTTTTCCTTTGCGCTCTCTGCGCTCTTTGCGGTCAATAATGATTCTGAATCCTTTGCGATGAAAGGTTTTGCCATGTCATCATTCAAAGCAGGCGCGGCGCGCTGTGATGTGACACCCCCGGTTGGCATCGCGCACGGCAACTGGAGCGCGCAGGCGCACGATCGCGCCGAAGGCGTCGATCGCCCGCTGAACTGCACGGTGCTGGCCGCCTCCGACGGCAACGAAGAGGTCATTATCGGTGTCTGGGATCTGTTGTTCCCGCCCAGCGGTGACTGGCTGGTCGAGTGCCGCCACCGCATTACCGAACTGACCGGCGTTCCCGCCACGCATATTCGCCTCTCGGCCACGCATACGCACGCCGGCCCGAACCTCTCCAAGCCGTGGTTCAGCGGAGGCGCGGAGATGATCGAGCCGTACGTTGCCAGCCTGACCGACCGGCTGGCGGGCACCGCGCTGGCCGCGCACCGTGCCATGCGCCCCGCGCGCGTCGCCGGCGGCAAAGGCTCGTGCGCGGTCAACAGCAACCGGCGCATCGTCTGGCCGGAAGGCAAGTCCGACCTGGTCA is from Chloroflexota bacterium and encodes:
- a CDS encoding ABC transporter permease, which gives rise to MSEAPLTLSPAPVFVERPRIPWWVQLGRLPRRHPIGAIGAAVITLVILVALFAQVIAPYSPTSQGGKRLMSPYPETQYLLGTDVLGRDVFSRIIYGSRISLWVGIVAVGLALALGGVTGVLTGYIGGRFDNLVMRLVDVMFAFPSLVLAIVIAGLLGPSTTNAMLAIGIIYAPAFARVTRSSVLAVRNELYLEAARVVGGRDLHIIWNYILPNIMAPVIVLTTLQMSTAILTEASLSFLGLGTQPPEPSWGVMLNESRKYMEIAPWLAVYPGLAIVFAVLGFNFLGDGLRDALDPRLKE
- a CDS encoding GxxExxY protein, with product MDENSLSNQIIGAAIEVHRHLGPGLLESAYEECLAHEFALRNISFERQKPVPVQYKDVRLDCGFRLDFLVSGLVVVELKAIDTLAPIHDAQVLTYLKLTGCKLGLLLNFNVRVIRTGIRRLALNL